The following proteins are encoded in a genomic region of Dyadobacter sp. UC 10:
- the msrA gene encoding peptide-methionine (S)-S-oxide reductase MsrA, whose product MRTTIPILTFLFLCSMVVISCAQSDKKQKRKMEKEAAFTSLDEKNVDTANMEIATFGTGCFWCTEAVLESLDGVKKVVSGYSGGHDPKPNYEAVCTGNTGHAECVEVVYDPKVITYADLLEAFFRSHDPTSLNRQGNDVGTQYRSVIFYHNEEQKSLAEKAKTELDKSGAYAKPIVTEISKAVKFYPAEDYHQNYYANNPDQGYCAFVIAPKLDKFKKVFKEKLRKEI is encoded by the coding sequence ATGAGAACAACCATCCCGATTTTGACGTTCCTCTTCCTGTGCTCCATGGTTGTGATATCGTGCGCTCAGTCGGATAAAAAACAGAAACGAAAAATGGAAAAAGAGGCGGCTTTTACCTCGCTTGACGAAAAGAATGTTGATACTGCAAATATGGAGATTGCCACCTTCGGGACCGGGTGTTTCTGGTGCACAGAAGCTGTACTGGAATCTTTGGATGGCGTAAAAAAAGTTGTTTCCGGCTATTCAGGCGGTCACGATCCAAAACCGAATTATGAGGCAGTTTGCACCGGCAACACCGGCCACGCTGAATGCGTAGAGGTAGTTTACGATCCAAAAGTGATCACCTATGCCGATCTGCTGGAAGCATTTTTCCGCAGCCATGATCCTACTTCGCTAAATCGCCAGGGAAATGACGTTGGAACGCAATACCGCTCCGTTATTTTTTATCATAATGAGGAACAAAAGTCCCTTGCCGAGAAGGCAAAGACTGAATTGGACAAATCAGGAGCGTATGCCAAACCCATTGTGACTGAAATCTCAAAGGCGGTAAAGTTTTACCCTGCCGAAGACTATCATCAGAATTATTACGCAAACAATCCGGACCAGGGCTATTGCGCATTCGTAATTGCCCCAAAACTTGACAAATTCAAAAAAGTCTTCAAAGAAAAGTTGCGTAAAGAAATCTAG
- a CDS encoding ABC transporter ATP-binding protein produces MRIIETSEIAKRYVMGSEVIQALKSVTISVNKGEYVAFMGPSGSGKSTLMNIIGCLDTPTTGRYILNNKDVSDMTESELAEIRNKEIGFVFQTFNLLPRMSSLDNVALPLIYAGLGKSDRTEKAMLSLKNVGLENRAGHKPNELSGGQRQRVAIARALVNDPSILLADEPTGNLDSKTSYEIMDLFDQLYSKGNTIVMVTHEEDIAHYAHRIVRLRDGLVESDTINPNPTKVSAMV; encoded by the coding sequence ATGAGAATTATAGAAACCAGCGAGATTGCAAAACGTTACGTGATGGGAAGTGAAGTAATTCAGGCACTTAAATCGGTAACAATTTCTGTAAATAAGGGTGAATATGTCGCTTTTATGGGTCCGTCGGGCTCCGGTAAGTCGACGTTGATGAACATTATAGGATGCCTGGATACTCCGACTACCGGCCGGTACATTCTTAATAATAAGGATGTCAGCGATATGACTGAAAGTGAGCTGGCCGAGATCAGGAACAAGGAAATTGGTTTTGTGTTTCAGACATTCAATTTGTTACCCAGAATGTCGTCGCTGGATAATGTCGCGCTGCCACTGATATATGCAGGTCTCGGAAAGTCTGATCGGACGGAAAAAGCAATGCTTTCGCTGAAAAACGTCGGCCTTGAAAACCGGGCCGGGCACAAGCCAAATGAACTTTCCGGCGGCCAGCGCCAGCGCGTTGCCATTGCCCGGGCGCTGGTGAATGACCCCAGTATTCTGCTCGCTGATGAGCCGACGGGAAACCTTGATTCCAAAACTTCCTATGAGATCATGGACTTGTTCGACCAGTTATATAGCAAAGGAAATACGATCGTAATGGTTACCCACGAAGAAGATATTGCGCATTATGCTCATCGCATTGTGCGTTTACGCGACGGTTTGGTAGAGTCGGATACGATTAATCCTAATCCTACGAAAGTTTCGGCGATGGTTTAA
- a CDS encoding CopD family protein: MTYLHFKALHIIFVVSWFAGLFYMPRLFVYHTEAKDKADPEREILLAQFTKMEKLLWNAIMTPACWLALICGGVMLYITPAWLDQDWMRMKLLFVLGLLVYHSFTRKILLELREGKFRFSSFQLRLFNEVATVFLFSIVFLVVLKNTVDWLWGVLGLIAFAVLIMTAVRIVKRVRDKNTKAEP; encoded by the coding sequence ATGACATACCTTCATTTCAAGGCGCTCCATATTATTTTTGTAGTAAGCTGGTTTGCCGGACTTTTCTATATGCCCCGGTTATTTGTTTACCACACGGAGGCGAAGGATAAGGCAGATCCCGAGCGGGAAATCCTGCTGGCACAGTTTACGAAAATGGAGAAATTGCTCTGGAATGCGATCATGACACCAGCCTGCTGGCTGGCGCTGATCTGCGGAGGCGTAATGCTTTATATTACTCCCGCCTGGCTGGATCAGGACTGGATGCGCATGAAATTGTTGTTTGTGCTGGGTTTGCTTGTATATCATTCATTTACACGCAAGATTCTGCTGGAATTACGAGAGGGAAAATTTCGGTTCTCTTCGTTCCAACTCAGGCTTTTCAATGAGGTCGCCACGGTCTTTCTGTTCTCGATCGTTTTTTTGGTGGTATTGAAAAATACTGTTGACTGGCTCTGGGGCGTACTCGGGCTGATCGCGTTTGCAGTTTTGATAATGACGGCGGTGCGGATCGTAAAAAGGGTGAGGGATAAAAACACAAAAGCTGAACCTTAG
- a CDS encoding MBL fold metallo-hydrolase RNA specificity domain-containing protein: MLIQFFGAARTVTGSKHLITTEKGTKILLDCGLFQGIQTDEFNQSFGFKPSEVDYLILSHAHIDHSGLIPRLVKKGFKGEIYTTAATADLCTVMLMDSAHIQEKDLERINRRRKNQGRPLLEELYDSEDAAHALTLFKTVKYGQTFYLGEDKEVAVLLTDAAHLLGSAAVHLTIPDNGTFKQLTFTGDIGRPEDRILKKPDTFPQADIIICESTYGDRIHEKEVDMKEHLLKIVRDTCVDRRGKLIIPAFAIDRTQELIYALDQLYSSGSLPHIPVYIDSPLAIRATAIMKEHEECFNPEILEYIEKDGDAFAFPYLHYVSEVAESIALNDKPEPCIIISASGMAEAGRIKHHIKNNIGNENCTVLLVGYASENTLAGALKRGDKQVNIFGEKFDVRCHVESMDSFSGHGDYNEMLDFLSCQTPSRVQKVFLVHGEYETQISFKLKLEKAGFQSIHIPALYESVKI, from the coding sequence ATGCTGATTCAATTTTTTGGTGCTGCACGTACCGTTACCGGAAGCAAGCATTTGATAACCACTGAAAAAGGCACGAAAATACTACTTGACTGCGGCCTTTTTCAGGGAATCCAGACAGACGAATTCAACCAGAGTTTTGGTTTTAAGCCCTCCGAAGTCGACTACCTGATTCTGTCTCACGCTCACATTGACCACTCCGGACTCATTCCCCGGCTTGTCAAAAAAGGATTCAAAGGTGAAATTTATACCACTGCCGCAACTGCCGACCTTTGCACGGTTATGTTAATGGATAGTGCACATATTCAGGAAAAGGATTTGGAGCGGATCAACCGCCGCAGGAAAAACCAGGGCCGCCCTTTACTCGAAGAATTGTACGATTCGGAAGATGCAGCGCACGCATTGACATTATTTAAAACCGTTAAATATGGTCAGACATTTTATTTGGGTGAGGACAAAGAGGTAGCTGTGCTTCTAACCGACGCGGCGCATTTGCTGGGAAGTGCGGCGGTACATCTTACTATTCCAGACAATGGAACCTTTAAACAGCTGACTTTCACCGGAGATATCGGCAGGCCGGAAGATCGGATACTCAAAAAACCGGACACATTCCCACAGGCGGATATTATCATTTGCGAATCTACTTACGGCGACCGTATCCACGAGAAGGAAGTGGATATGAAGGAGCATTTACTGAAAATTGTGAGAGATACCTGCGTCGACCGAAGAGGCAAACTGATCATTCCCGCATTTGCGATTGACCGTACACAGGAGCTGATCTACGCGCTCGATCAGCTTTACAGCTCCGGATCGCTACCACACATTCCGGTATATATTGACAGCCCGCTGGCAATTCGGGCGACTGCCATTATGAAGGAACACGAAGAATGTTTTAATCCGGAAATCCTGGAATACATTGAAAAAGACGGAGATGCATTCGCATTTCCCTATTTGCATTATGTGTCGGAAGTAGCAGAATCGATTGCTTTGAACGATAAACCGGAACCTTGTATCATTATTTCCGCATCCGGAATGGCAGAGGCAGGACGGATCAAGCACCATATTAAGAACAATATCGGCAACGAAAATTGTACGGTCCTGCTGGTAGGCTATGCGTCCGAGAATACGCTGGCCGGTGCATTGAAACGCGGCGACAAGCAAGTCAATATCTTTGGGGAAAAGTTCGATGTGCGCTGCCACGTGGAAAGCATGGATTCGTTTTCCGGGCATGGAGACTATAATGAAATGCTCGACTTTCTATCCTGCCAGACACCTTCGAGGGTACAGAAAGTGTTTCTCGTCCATGGAGAATACGAAACACAAATATCCTTTAAATTGAAACTGGAAAAGGCTGGCTTTCAAAGCATTCACATTCCAGCGCTTTACGAGAGCGTAAAAATTTGA
- a CDS encoding RluA family pseudouridine synthase gives MKINFKDLILFENEDFLVVNKPPHLATLDERTADRGGSVLRLAKEYNSELQAAHRLDKETSGALAFAKNPAAYRHLAMQFEHREVTKRYHAVSNGIHKLDSISVFLPILPLKNGTAVKIDRAEGKVAETIFNTLQVYRGYTLVECIPITGRMHQIRIHLSCLKAPIVCDAQYGGEVIYLSSLKRKFNLKKETEEQPLIQRVALHAHSLSFALMDGERIRIEAPYPKDFEVLVKQLNKFGM, from the coding sequence ATGAAGATCAATTTTAAAGACCTCATTTTATTCGAAAACGAGGATTTTTTAGTCGTAAATAAACCCCCGCACCTGGCTACACTGGACGAGCGTACTGCCGACAGAGGCGGTAGTGTTTTGAGACTGGCAAAAGAATACAACTCTGAATTACAGGCAGCTCACCGGCTGGACAAGGAAACTTCGGGTGCACTTGCATTTGCTAAAAATCCTGCAGCTTACCGGCATCTGGCGATGCAATTTGAGCATCGCGAGGTGACAAAGCGTTACCACGCCGTCTCGAATGGTATTCATAAATTGGATAGCATTTCAGTTTTTTTGCCGATCCTGCCTTTAAAAAATGGTACAGCCGTGAAAATCGACCGGGCAGAAGGAAAGGTTGCAGAGACTATTTTCAACACATTACAGGTTTACAGAGGATACACATTAGTGGAATGTATACCCATCACAGGTCGCATGCACCAGATTCGGATTCACTTGTCTTGCTTAAAAGCGCCGATCGTTTGCGATGCGCAATATGGCGGGGAGGTAATTTATCTTTCCAGTCTTAAACGGAAATTTAATTTGAAGAAGGAAACCGAGGAACAGCCTCTTATTCAGCGGGTTGCGCTTCATGCGCATTCGCTTTCCTTTGCATTAATGGATGGTGAGCGGATCCGCATTGAGGCTCCGTATCCCAAAGATTTTGAGGTACTTGTGAAGCAATTGAACAAATTCGGGATGTAG
- a CDS encoding tetratricopeptide repeat protein, whose amino-acid sequence MKEFFFWKVWSASERRMAVAALTVLFLAIVFFVFKCIDPLGNVIRWNVVSELSEVSSVVDILQLGSWQYGVSTPTHLVSESFMASVMEVDYLTVRIFWVFATIGLCFILAGLTTLSRFWYLAGMVVFILFLGFARLETLAVAGAGSRLLFILTVLIYSVTTYYFHAFKPEAGIALRIGGMLLASCIVISIAWTMSAAPFTALAAASYSFPFWLIITILFLLVSATEIMAGLVWLSTSGSIKKGSTGLINFVVISILYLLVLLLIYLQNTRQIDWDVTLINPIFLALAAGILGIWGFRRRADSMGGLLPFRSAGFWLYTGMFIIAVAFAGLMAGSANDPVLEALEDVVVQGQLAMGVLFLFYVLVNFYPLFKQKLAVYKVLYKPLRFGLTQTRLFGFAGFVVLIFVQKLLPVNQAIAGYFNGIGDLHAATEEFTLSEQYYKLALRQEFQNHKSNYSLASLAIRQGDRTAAAFYFRQALLKDPSAQAYAGLSAILAQENLFFDAVHSLQEGIGRFPESGELLNNLGMLYSKTNVADSAYYYIEKAQANAKRPEIPATNLLAILAKNTDSGLLDSLASNIEKYNYLSWQANWLAVQNLRQQFVKQDFNASAVPADSLLSVSASAYLLNYAVNQARTENTSATLLTKLAANNPVLSKDLTWAALYPEFYSGDKLRALRSLTALASDEEEKGDQYHKVLGHWFLQLGLYEKAIENLSVVEGLEGTIGMAVANALYDKREVAAILLDKIQEKENNPAIENLKQSLFSGVRPKTPGDSLLKTALQSPTDESFQKAIDINPFNAQTVSAASVYFRGKKQTDKAYKLVLNALAYNEYDARLWEQYAYLSLEQGLTGQAKEGEEKVKQYATVADYQQFISRYQPMQALIEKRRAEFQ is encoded by the coding sequence ATGAAGGAGTTTTTTTTCTGGAAGGTTTGGTCAGCGTCGGAGCGCAGAATGGCTGTTGCGGCACTGACCGTTTTATTTTTGGCGATCGTATTTTTTGTATTCAAATGCATTGATCCGCTCGGTAACGTCATTCGCTGGAATGTTGTCAGTGAGCTTTCGGAAGTAAGCTCGGTTGTTGATATTTTACAGCTGGGCAGCTGGCAATACGGTGTTTCAACACCCACACATCTTGTGAGCGAAAGCTTCATGGCTTCGGTCATGGAAGTAGATTATCTGACTGTCCGAATTTTTTGGGTATTTGCTACGATCGGACTCTGCTTTATTTTGGCAGGACTGACCACCTTGTCGAGATTCTGGTATCTAGCAGGAATGGTCGTTTTTATATTGTTTCTCGGTTTTGCACGACTGGAAACGCTGGCAGTCGCAGGCGCCGGCAGCAGGCTCCTTTTCATTTTAACTGTATTGATATACAGCGTTACTACTTATTATTTCCATGCTTTCAAGCCGGAAGCCGGCATAGCGCTACGCATTGGGGGAATGCTTCTGGCATCGTGCATTGTTATATCAATTGCATGGACTATGTCAGCAGCCCCTTTTACAGCGCTGGCAGCAGCAAGTTATTCTTTTCCTTTCTGGCTAATTATAACGATACTTTTTCTACTTGTTTCCGCTACTGAAATTATGGCAGGATTGGTTTGGCTGAGTACCAGCGGATCAATAAAAAAGGGTAGCACCGGCCTGATCAATTTTGTAGTTATTTCCATTTTATACCTCCTGGTATTATTGCTGATTTACCTGCAAAACACACGTCAGATCGACTGGGACGTAACATTGATAAATCCGATTTTCCTTGCACTGGCGGCAGGTATCCTCGGAATCTGGGGATTTCGCCGGAGAGCCGATTCGATGGGAGGCTTACTTCCGTTCAGAAGCGCTGGATTTTGGCTTTACACCGGCATGTTTATCATAGCGGTCGCATTTGCGGGATTAATGGCCGGGAGTGCGAATGATCCGGTACTGGAAGCACTGGAAGATGTCGTGGTGCAGGGGCAGCTGGCTATGGGAGTATTGTTCCTGTTTTACGTTTTGGTCAACTTTTATCCCCTTTTCAAGCAAAAACTGGCAGTTTACAAAGTATTGTATAAGCCGCTAAGATTTGGGCTGACGCAAACCAGGTTATTCGGATTTGCGGGCTTTGTCGTTTTGATCTTTGTTCAAAAACTATTGCCGGTCAATCAGGCAATTGCGGGATATTTCAATGGAATAGGCGACCTGCACGCGGCGACGGAGGAATTCACACTGTCGGAACAATACTATAAGCTGGCATTGCGGCAGGAATTTCAGAACCATAAATCCAATTACTCACTCGCTTCGCTGGCTATCCGCCAGGGTGACCGGACTGCGGCCGCCTTTTACTTCCGGCAAGCATTATTAAAAGATCCTTCGGCCCAGGCTTATGCTGGGCTGAGCGCGATATTGGCACAGGAAAACCTGTTTTTTGATGCAGTTCATAGTTTGCAGGAAGGTATCGGCCGCTTTCCTGAAAGTGGGGAGCTGCTGAATAACCTTGGGATGCTTTATTCCAAAACAAATGTGGCGGATTCTGCGTACTACTATATTGAGAAAGCCCAGGCCAACGCAAAACGTCCAGAGATTCCGGCTACCAATCTGTTGGCTATTTTGGCAAAAAATACGGATTCTGGTCTGCTGGACTCGCTGGCATCAAACATAGAAAAATATAACTATTTGTCGTGGCAGGCCAATTGGCTTGCAGTTCAGAATTTAAGACAGCAATTCGTGAAACAGGATTTCAATGCCAGCGCAGTGCCGGCGGATTCGCTTTTAAGCGTGTCGGCTTCCGCCTATTTGCTGAATTATGCTGTTAATCAGGCGCGAACAGAAAATACTTCCGCGACATTATTGACCAAGCTGGCAGCAAACAACCCTGTCCTCTCGAAGGATCTGACCTGGGCCGCGCTGTATCCTGAATTTTACAGCGGCGACAAGCTTCGGGCTTTGCGGTCACTCACTGCCCTGGCTTCCGACGAGGAAGAAAAAGGCGATCAATACCATAAGGTTTTGGGTCACTGGTTTTTGCAGCTTGGTTTATACGAAAAGGCTATTGAGAACTTATCTGTGGTTGAAGGTCTCGAAGGAACAATTGGAATGGCGGTTGCGAATGCGCTGTATGATAAAAGAGAAGTAGCGGCTATTTTGCTAGATAAGATCCAGGAGAAAGAAAACAACCCGGCGATTGAGAATTTGAAGCAGAGCCTTTTTTCAGGAGTAAGACCAAAGACACCAGGTGACTCTTTATTAAAAACAGCATTGCAGTCGCCGACAGACGAAAGTTTTCAAAAGGCAATTGATATTAATCCCTTTAATGCACAGACGGTATCGGCCGCATCGGTTTATTTCAGGGGGAAAAAACAAACGGATAAAGCGTATAAATTGGTACTGAATGCGCTTGCTTATAATGAATATGATGCGAGACTTTGGGAGCAATATGCTTATCTCAGTCTCGAACAGGGGTTGACCGGCCAGGCAAAAGAAGGCGAAGAGAAAGTAAAACAATACGCGACGGTCGCCGACTATCAGCAATTTATCAGCCGCTATCAACCTATGCAGGCACTTATCGAAAAACGGCGGGCGGAATTTCAGTGA